The following proteins come from a genomic window of Sorghum bicolor cultivar BTx623 chromosome 3, Sorghum_bicolor_NCBIv3, whole genome shotgun sequence:
- the LOC8060314 gene encoding putative pentatricopeptide repeat-containing protein At1g56570 isoform X2 gives MSQKHATTLIKSLCARGAVRHARALFDEMPDRDVVAWTAMLSGYASSGRHREALDLFRSMAAAGVIPNEFTLSSVLTACRAAGGGGAASIHALALRRGVDHMPYVVNALIDAYASRGGGDGLVDARCLFDALGEGRTAASWTSMIAGYARWGQENTGLQLFQNMIQDDVELSPFTCSIAIHACSLVGNLYFGQQIHVLSIRKALGANLAVANSLVDLYCTCASILDARRLFDEMPERNLVTWNTIIVGHSRRDPLMAMQLLVNMDIEPNCLTLTSITSACAGLSALRCGQQVHGAVLRRNYGYDLKVSNALVDMYSKCGNIFNAKKVFNMMTCKDILSWTSMIGGYGMNGYVNEAIKLFNSMVHAGIHPDHVVFLGLISACSHAGLVDEGWNLFREAERSFYPH, from the exons ATGTCGCAGAAACACGCAACTACCCTCATCAAATCCCTGTGCGCGCGCGGCGCGGTCCGGCACGCGCGCGCCTTGTTCGACGAAATGCCTGACCGGGACGTAGTGGCGTGGACGGCCATGCTGTCCGGCTACGCATCCAGCGGCCGCCACCGTGAGGCGCTAGACTTATTCCGGTCCATGGCCGCGGCCGGCGTCATCCCCAATGAGTTCACGCTGTCCAGCGTCCTGACTGCCTGCcgtgccgccggcggcggcggcgcagcgtCGATCCATGCCCTCGCTTTGCGGCGGGGCGTGGACCACATGCCGTATGTCGTGAACGCGCTCATCGATGCATACGCATCCCGCGGAGGCGGGGACGGCCTCGTGGACGCGAGGTGTCTGTTTGATGCGCTCGGGGAAGGACGCACGGCCGCGTCGTGGACGTCCATGATAGCCGGTTATGCTCGTTGGGGACAGGAGAACACGGGGCTACAGTTGTTCCAAAATATGATTCAG GATGATGTTGAGCTGAGTCCGTTCACCTGCTCTATTGCAATCCATGCATGTTCTTTAGTAGGTAACTTATATTTTGGACAGCAAATTCATGTACTCTCCATAAGGAAAGCTCTTGGAGCGAACCTTGCTGTTGCAAATTCTCTGGTTGACTTGTACTGCACTTGTGCAAGCATACTGGATGCAAGGAGGCTTTTTGATGAAATGCCTGAAAGAAACTTGGTCACCTGGAATACCATTATTGTTGGACATAGCCGGCGTGATCCTCTAATGGCCATGCAACTTCTTGTCAACATGGATATTGAACCAAATTGCTTGACTCTAACTAGCATCACCTCAGCATGTGCTGGTCTTTCAGCTCTGAGATGTGGCCAGCAGGTCCATGGGGCTGTACTCCGGAGAAACTATGGTTATGACCTAAAAGTTTCCAATGCCCTTGTGGACATGTACTCCAAATGTGGAAACATTTTTAATGCTAAGAAGGTATTCAACATGATGACTTGCAAGGACATATTATCATGGACATCAATGATTGGTGGGTATGGGATGAATGGCTATGTGAACGAGGCCATCAAGCTGTTTAATTCCATGGTTCATGCTGGGATTCATCCAGACCATGTGGTGTTCTTGGGCCTGATCAGTGCTTGCAGCCATGCTGGTTTAGTAGATGAAGGATGGAACCTTTTCAG GGAGGCTGAGAGAAGCTTTTATCCTCATTGA
- the LOC8060314 gene encoding putative pentatricopeptide repeat-containing protein At1g56570 isoform X1 — MSQKHATTLIKSLCARGAVRHARALFDEMPDRDVVAWTAMLSGYASSGRHREALDLFRSMAAAGVIPNEFTLSSVLTACRAAGGGGAASIHALALRRGVDHMPYVVNALIDAYASRGGGDGLVDARCLFDALGEGRTAASWTSMIAGYARWGQENTGLQLFQNMIQDDVELSPFTCSIAIHACSLVGNLYFGQQIHVLSIRKALGANLAVANSLVDLYCTCASILDARRLFDEMPERNLVTWNTIIVGHSRRDPLMAMQLLVNMDIEPNCLTLTSITSACAGLSALRCGQQVHGAVLRRNYGYDLKVSNALVDMYSKCGNIFNAKKVFNMMTCKDILSWTSMIGGYGMNGYVNEAIKLFNSMVHAGIHPDHVVFLGLISACSHAGLVDEGWNLFRSMLLEYNIQPNKEIYGCVINLLGRAGRLREAFILIDTMPLTPDEYIWGALLGACKMHRNLELGRLAAGKIIEINPDAVKTYILLANICAADSKWGEYAATRVLLRGTGSSKEVGMSWIELSDKMYTFSTADSSSPQVSLADEICSAGHLEGTNLRSKVNSRAADGVQVVCL, encoded by the exons ATGTCGCAGAAACACGCAACTACCCTCATCAAATCCCTGTGCGCGCGCGGCGCGGTCCGGCACGCGCGCGCCTTGTTCGACGAAATGCCTGACCGGGACGTAGTGGCGTGGACGGCCATGCTGTCCGGCTACGCATCCAGCGGCCGCCACCGTGAGGCGCTAGACTTATTCCGGTCCATGGCCGCGGCCGGCGTCATCCCCAATGAGTTCACGCTGTCCAGCGTCCTGACTGCCTGCcgtgccgccggcggcggcggcgcagcgtCGATCCATGCCCTCGCTTTGCGGCGGGGCGTGGACCACATGCCGTATGTCGTGAACGCGCTCATCGATGCATACGCATCCCGCGGAGGCGGGGACGGCCTCGTGGACGCGAGGTGTCTGTTTGATGCGCTCGGGGAAGGACGCACGGCCGCGTCGTGGACGTCCATGATAGCCGGTTATGCTCGTTGGGGACAGGAGAACACGGGGCTACAGTTGTTCCAAAATATGATTCAG GATGATGTTGAGCTGAGTCCGTTCACCTGCTCTATTGCAATCCATGCATGTTCTTTAGTAGGTAACTTATATTTTGGACAGCAAATTCATGTACTCTCCATAAGGAAAGCTCTTGGAGCGAACCTTGCTGTTGCAAATTCTCTGGTTGACTTGTACTGCACTTGTGCAAGCATACTGGATGCAAGGAGGCTTTTTGATGAAATGCCTGAAAGAAACTTGGTCACCTGGAATACCATTATTGTTGGACATAGCCGGCGTGATCCTCTAATGGCCATGCAACTTCTTGTCAACATGGATATTGAACCAAATTGCTTGACTCTAACTAGCATCACCTCAGCATGTGCTGGTCTTTCAGCTCTGAGATGTGGCCAGCAGGTCCATGGGGCTGTACTCCGGAGAAACTATGGTTATGACCTAAAAGTTTCCAATGCCCTTGTGGACATGTACTCCAAATGTGGAAACATTTTTAATGCTAAGAAGGTATTCAACATGATGACTTGCAAGGACATATTATCATGGACATCAATGATTGGTGGGTATGGGATGAATGGCTATGTGAACGAGGCCATCAAGCTGTTTAATTCCATGGTTCATGCTGGGATTCATCCAGACCATGTGGTGTTCTTGGGCCTGATCAGTGCTTGCAGCCATGCTGGTTTAGTAGATGAAGGATGGAACCTTTTCAGGTCAATGTTATTGGAGTATAATATTCAGCCTAACAAGGAGATTTATGGTTGTGTCATCAATCTTCTTGGTCGTGCAGGGAGGCTGAGAGAAGCTTTTATCCTCATTGATACAATGCCACTCACTCCTGATGAATATATCTGGGGAGCATTGCTTGGTGCTTGCAAGATGCACAGGAATCTAGAGCTGGGCAGACTAGCTGCAGGGAAAATAATTGAGATTAACCCTGATGCAGTGAAGACTTACATCCTGCTTGCAAACATATGTGCTGCAGATAGCAAATGGGGTGAGTATGCTGCCACAAGGGTGTTGTTGAGGGGCACAGGAAGCAGTAAGGAAGTAGGAATGAGTTGGATAGAGTTATCAGATAAGATGTATACCTTTAGCACAGCTGACAGTAGCAGTCCTCAAGTTAGTTTGGCAGATGAG ATATGCAGCGCTGGCCATCTGGAAGGGACTAACTTAAGATCCAAAGTCAACAGCAGAGCTGCTGATGGAGTTCAAGTTGTCTGTTTGTAG